In a single window of the Perca flavescens isolate YP-PL-M2 chromosome 18, PFLA_1.0, whole genome shotgun sequence genome:
- the ost4 gene encoding dolichyl-diphosphooligosaccharide--protein glycosyltransferase subunit 4, with translation MVTDVQLAIFANMLGVSLFLLVVLYHYVAVNNPKKLE, from the coding sequence ATGGTGACGGACGTGCAGCTGGCCATATTCGCCAACATGCTTGGCGTGTCCTTGTTCCTGCTGGTTGTGTTGTATCACTATGTTGCTGTCAATAACCCCAAGAAGCTGGAGTAG